GGATGTTGCCCAGGCCTTGGTTGAAAGCCACCGCGCGCTCGGGGCGCCATTGTTCTTCGTGGTTGAAGGCGACCAGGTATCATGCTGGCAGGTTTATGCTCGCAAGGCGCCGAGACTGCTCGAGCGATTCTCCGTCGATAGCCTATCCGAGACATTTCATCGGCATAGGAACGAGTGGGCGCCGGACGTCATCCATCGCGCAAAATCGATTGGGCGCGTCGACGTTCAATACCAACGCGACTTTGTAGATATCGGCCTCATTCCGGCGATAGAGGGAGAGATACATACCAAACTCGATCGCCTGATCCGGGAGGCGGTCGCGGACGTACGACACGTCAGCAATGGCGAGGCGATGCGCCTTCTGTTCCGCGGCGTTTTCCGTTTGCTCGCCGCAAAGATATTGACTGATCGGCAGAACCTCCGCGCCCAATCTTGGGATGCGGATAATGTGGCCGACGTGCTTTCCGCGATGGGCGACTATTACTCTCTCGGCAAAGACGCGCAGATCTGGCCAGCACGTACTCTAGCGATGCTTGGCCCCGTCTGGAGTGCGTTCCGCACGGGCTTCAACGTCGCTAATATCTCTGCCGATGATCTTGCTTATGTGTATGAGTCGACGCTCGTCACACCGCAAGCGCGTGCGCAATTCGGCACACACAGTACGCCGCGGCACGTCGCCGACTATGTTCTTGACCGCTTCAGGCTTTGGGAGTTCGGCACCGAGCCGCTTAATGTGTACGAGCCTTTCGCCGGTGCTGGCGTTTTCCTCGGCTCTGCACTCCGCCAGATGCGCGATGGCTTGCCGCATAACTGGACTGACAAGCAGCGGCATGATCTGCTAATCAGACATATCGGTGGCGCGGAGATCGATCCGTTCGCCTGTGAGGTCGCCAAGCTATCCCTGATCTTGGCGGACTATCCCAATGCCAACGGGTGGCAAATCGAAGAGAAGGACCTATTTTCTAGGGGCACACTCTCGGACCGCCTCAAGGGCCAGGACGTGATCCTGTGCAATCCGCCGTTCGAGGCATTCACCGCCGACGAACGAGCGCAATATCCCGATGCTCATGCGGTAGATGGCTCGAAGGCGGTCTTCGCACTTGCGACCGCCCTGCAGGCCAAGCCGAAGATGCTCGGATTCGTGGTGCCGAATACGATGCTAGTTGACCGACGCTATCGCGCGCAGCGCCGTGAGGTCGAAGAACTCTATCGTGAAATTGAGCTCGTCTCGCTGCCGGACGGCGTGTTCAATGTCTCTCAGCTCGACACCGCGCTGCTGATTGCCCGCGACTTGAGGGAAACCGGGACGGCGCAGCGCCTCCGGTCGAGCGCGGTCTTTGATGCTGACAAGAAGCGCTTCGCGGTAGATCGCATGCCTTCGCATGTTTCGGAAGAAACGCGCGATGAACCGGCGACCGGTGACGGAACGCTCTGGTCGCCGCCGCTCCAGCATGTGTGGAGCGCACTGCAGGAATTTCCACGTCTAGGGGATTTAGTCCACGGCCACTGGGGGCTGCGCTGGCACGGCGAATTGAAGACGACTCCCCGGGGGTTCGACCTGCCGGGCAAGGACCGCGTCCCCGGCTATATGGACAGTAGTGCTCTCGACCAATTTGTTCTTGGCGCTCCCCGATTTCTCGATGCTGGGCCCGGAGCAATCCGGTGGGGCGATACCTACGACTGGAGTGCACCCAAGATCTTGGCCAACGCTGGCCGACTGAGTCGCGGTTATTGGCGTTTGGCGGCCGCCGTCGACCGCGATGGACGACGCGCCTCTCAGCAACTCATTGCCTTCTGGCCGGTCTTGAGCCACGCCCATATCGACCTTGACGCGGTAGCCGCGCTGCTAAATGGCCCGGTGATCAACGCATTTCTTGCCGAACATTCTTTCGACAAGAGATTCCGTATCCGTACGATCGAACGAGCGCCAGTCCCAAAGCACATACCCGAAACGCTTGGCGATCTCAGTCGCGCCTATGCTGCAGCAGCACAGCGAGCGGAAAGCAAACCTGAAGATCTGACTTCACTGCTATCAGCGATCGACGCGCTGACAATTGACGCATATGGCCTGAGCGCGGATCTGAGACGCGATCTTCTTGCGGCATTCGGGACGAACGAGCGTCCTGTCCGCGGCGTTCCGTCGCGCCGGCGATCTAGGAAGACGCTCGTAAGCGGCGTTGCGCCCGCCCTTCCTCTCTTCGTCGAAACTCCAGTCGAAGTCGATCATGGTGAGGAGCTAGAGGCCCCGCTTTCCGACGAGGAAGCCGCCCGACAGGTAAGGTCGATCGCGAAGGTTGTGCCGGTCGAAAATTGGGCTGGGCCTGCTCTGCCCGAATCGGGGCTGCGTGAAGCGTTGGCGGTTCCCGCAGCTGAGCTAGCGGCATGGGTTCGCGCGGGCCAAGTTCTCGGCTTTTCCGATGGAGAGGGCGCCACTCTCTTTCCGATCGAACAGTTCGTTGACGGCGCGCCTGTTGCGGAGCTGAATGAGGTTGTCTCAAGCATTGGCGATGCGCGTGTAGCGTGGCTTTGGTTGACGCAACCGCATATTCGGCTTGATCGCCAGACCCCGCTTCATATTCTCAAGATGCGCGGAGTTGAGGAACTGCGTCTCCTCATTGAACGCGATTTTCGCTGAATAGTATGACGCTTGAGGCGGCCGCCCTAACAAAGGTCACGTCTGCCTTCAGGCCAAAGGCATATCAGCGCGTTTTCCCCCTCGCTCACATAAGCACGCCCCTAGGCACTGGCCCAGGAATGGCACGATTCAGCAGCCTCAAAGGTAACTTTAACACGCTGTATGCAGCGGCGTCGCTCGCAGCCGCTGTCGCCGAGACAATCATCCGCGACAGATTCGAGGGGGTGACTGTTCGGCGCCTGTTCACCTCGGAACTCGCGGGCTCGTGCGTAGCTCCGCTAACTGCCACTGCCCTGCTCGACCTAGTCGACCTCCGCACAGATGGATGCTTCCAGCTCGGAGTGTCGACCGACATTGCAAGCGCCAGGGGAGAGGACGACGGATGGGCTGCATCTCGCGAACTCGCTCAGTATATCCATGACCACACCGCGCTCGATGGCTTCCTCTACCGGTCGCGGCTGACTGGCGCGAACTGTGTCGCGGTATTCGACCGCGCCGTCGCATCAAAAATGACGGCCGGGACTGCGCGGGCTTTGCCTGCCGCGCGGCGTCTCGCCGATGCACTTGCAGCTCTGAGTGTAGAAGTAATTCTCTAGTGTCGATGTAGTTCGCCATCAGATATCCGGTCCGCGATCCGTCCGCCCACCGTTGACCGCCTTTGAGTGGAGGACGCGTTATTACGCCGTTGAGATGGCGCGGAGCGTCATCTCGTTGATGTTTGAGGTTGGGTCAATTCGGTGTCCGGCGACCCCGGAAGTTGAGAACCGCGCTTGAAAACGCGCGCCCGTGGGGGCCATCCGACGCCGCCGAACGCGCTCTTCCTATCGCCCAATCGATCGTGGTGCCAACCCGCGCTTGCCATTCGGGCTGCGCTCGCCGAAGATTCCCTTGATGAAGAATGACGTGGATCATCTGCCTGCAGTCCAACAGGGCGAACTGGAACGGGTCCAGCGCGTACTGATGGAGGAGTTTGCCGAGGCGATCGGCAGGGCGACGACGCCAAGCCGCAAGAACGGCAAGATTCTCAAGATCGTCCTATTTGGATCGCACGCGCGCGACGATTGGGTCGATGATCGCGATAGCGGGTATCAGTCGGACTTCGACCTACTGGTGATTGTCAATCATGACGACCTCACCGACATCGCCCATTACTGGTACGTGGCTGAGGATCGTATCCTGCGCGATGCCACCATCGCGCGACCGGTGAACATCATCGTCCATTCGCTCGACGAAGTGAACCAGTCTCTTAAGCGGGGCGAGTATTTCTGGGTCGACATCGCCCGGGATGGGGTCATCCTCTACGAACTGCCGTGCCATCCGCTGGCGACGCCAATGCCGTTAACGCCTGCCGACGCCTTCCAGATGGCAACGGCCTATTTCCAGGATTGGCTGAACAAGGTCGATCGCTCCATCCGGACCGTCGAACTGCAGCTGAGGGAGGGAGGCGACGATGAGGGGTGGCGGAAGGACGCTGCCTTCATGCTGCATCAAGCCACTGAACGAGCATATATTTGCTTCCTGCTCGTGCGGACTTTTTACTTCCCAAAGTCACACAACATAAAGTTTCTGCGCTCCCTCGCTGAGGACAACGAACCGCGGCTGATAGAGGCCTGGCCGCGCGACAGCCGGCTAGACCGACGGCGGTTTCAGTTGCTCAAGCGCGCCTATGTCGAGGCCCGCTACTCGACAGCCTATGAGATCAGCTTCGAGGAATTGGACGCGATCCTGGCTTGTGTCCGAGCGCTTCGGGATATTGTCGCGCACGTTTCGCGAGAGCGCCTGGAGGAGTTGCGTGCGGCAGCCGGAGCGTAAATTGCTATCAAATTCAGCGCCCTGGCCTTGAATCCGGGCGGCCAAGCCCCGACCTCCTGTTCATCGTTCAACAACGGAAAGGAGGTGGTCAGATGTCTCATTGTCACATGCCGCGCGCGGCAGGATTTTCGAGCATGACCTCCACCGCGGGGGTCCGGCTCGGCTGAGCCGTCCGCGTTCGGATGTACAATGGAAAGGCCGTCCCGAGAGGGGCGGCCTTTCTCTATATGCAGCCTTGCCCTCGCATGACCATTATGGCGGCATGCTGGTGTTCCTCGATTTTGAAGCATCCTCGCTCGCCAAGCGAAGCTACCCGATCGAGGTAGCGTGGGTATTTGCCAACGGTCGATCGGAAAGCCACCTGATCATGCCCGCGCCGGACTGGACCGACTCGGATGCGGACGCCGAGGCAATCCATCGCATCGATCGCGGGACCTTGCTGCTCGACGGCACGCCGCACCGGCTGGTGGCGCAACGGATGATGGACGTCCTCGCAGGGCATGACCTCCTTGCGAGCGCGCCGTCCTGGGACGGCAAATGGCTGAGCGCGCTGCTGCGGGCGGCGGGATTGCCGCGGCATAGCCTCCGGCTCCGCCGGACCGACGAGGCACTGCGGGAATGCGCGGCGACGATCCTGGGCGAAACGGTCCCGCACGAGATGCTCGCGAGCGCGGTCGATAGGATTCTTGCCCGATATGATGGGGGCGCGACCGGCGACGCGCCGGCGCATCGCGCCCTGCCGGCTGCCGAGGCTGAACGTGCCCGTTGGCTCGCAGTCTGGGCGGCCGCGCGCGCCCTCGCGGCGGAGCAGGGTCGGCACTGAGGCAAATTCATACTCCAGGCGTGAGCCTTATAGGTCGGGCAAAACCTGGTCGGCACGGCCCCAGCCGGACAGCGCCTTCGAGCCTGCGCGCTTCACCAGCTCGGCAGCATCCCCGATATGGAAATGGGACGGCTTGTCGATCGTCTCCATCTCCTTCCAGGTGATCGGCACGGCGACCGGCGCCTCGGGCCGGGCCCGCACCCCATAGGGCATCACAGCGGTCGCACCGCGCTGGTTGCGCAGATAATCGACGAAGATCCGGCCCTTGCGTTGGACCTTCGGTAAAGCGGCAGTAAAATTCTCCGGATCGCTCTGCGCCACCGCCTGGGCCAGGCGGTGAGCGAAGTCCTTCACTTCCGGCCATTCGGCCTTGGGAACGAGCGGCGCAATGACATGGATACCCTTGCCGCCGGTCACCATCGGGAACGTCTCGAGCCTGATCAATTGCAGGATATCGCGGAAATGGAATGCCGCCTTGCGGACCGCTTCGAAATCGAGCCCTTCGTCCGGGTCGAGGTCGAACACCAGCCGGTCCGCCTTCTCGACATCCTCGATGCGAGCGCCCCAGCCGTGGAATTCGATGGTGCCCATCTGGACGCAGGTCAGCAGCCCGTCGGCGGTATCGATGAAGAGATAGGGCTCCTCGTGCCCGTCCTTCTCCAGGATGCCGACATGGTCGCCGCGGTCGCCCTGACCCTTCGGTGCCTTGCTCTTGGCGTGCTGCTGCACATCCTTCGCGAGCGACCGGCCGACATCGTCGGACTCCTTGAACTGGCCCTCGTCGTCGCGCCGGACGTAGCGCTCGTCGGTGCCGGTATCGATCAATTCGCGTTTCGACATGACTCTCTCCTTGGTCAGCACGAAACGAGAACGTCCAAGTGAGTCGGAGGTTCAGCGGATTGATGGATGTTGGACGAGCGCCCCATAGATTGCAGGTCGGAATTGCGCCCCAAAATCGGTCGTGCAGACCTCATCGACGAAGCCCCCGAAAGCGGACCCCCTAAATTCCGCAGAATTGCGAGAAGACCGCTTGCAAGGCATGGTGGCAAGATGGGTAGCAGCTGTAACGTATCGATTGATGGATTTAGCTTCTGGGGTACCAAAAGCTATGTGGACGATGCGACGCTTTCGGTTTTTCACGAGCGAGATCGGCAGAAGCGCAGGATGCGCCGGCCGCAATATGGCGGGCGTAAACTCGAAAAGACGATCATCTACGCGGTTGATGCCCAAGCGATGCGCGAAAGGCTCGACGCTATGGGCTACACGGTCGCCCACGCGCGCGCCGATTATGCGCGAGGTCTCTCCGAGGAGTACGAGCTCTATCTTGGCGCAGGTTTTTCGAAGACGGATCGGAAGCGCGTCAAGGATTGGACTTATGACCGTTGGTGCGCCGCGGTCGCGCGCCTCGTTCCCCAAGGCTTCCAGGTCTGGAGCGCTGACAAATTTCCGGGCGATCCAGATGCGGAACGGATCTCCGATGGCCTACGAAGCGGCCTAGGCTCCTATTTTTCGGATCCACGATACATGCTTCGCGGACTGCTCGATGCATTGCCCGGTGCACAGGAAGCCATCCTCGACGTCACCGACCTTATTGACGCTGGCTATTACGAAGGTGCTGAGGCGATCTGCGACGAGGCTCGGCGCGGTTGGGCCCATGAACACTCGCTCTACGGCTCCATTCTGCTTCTCACCGAGGGCAAGACCGACACGCGTATTTTGCGCGCAGCGTTCGAGGCCATCTCGCCGCATCTCGCCAGCCTCTATGGATTCCTCGACTTCGAAGGGCTGCGGATCGAGGGAAGCGCAGATATGCTCCCGAAGACAATTCGCTCCTTCGTTGGAGGTGGAATCAGTCAGCGTGTGATCGCCATCTTTGACAATGACACCGCGGGCATTGCTGCCATGGGCACGCTCAGCAATATACGCCTGCCTGACCACGTACGTGTTATGACGCTGCCGGAGAATCAGTTCGCGAAAGCCTATCCGACTCTCGGACCGCAGGGCGTGTCGATGATGGACATCAATGGGATGGCCTGCGGAATCGAAATGTATCTGGGCGCCGAGGCGTTAAGCAACTCTGAGGGCAAGCTCCGACCTGTGCGATGGACCGGATACCACCAGAAGCTTGGACGCTATCAAGGCGCGGTCGAGGACAAAGATGGAATCGCGCGACGTTTCTTGGAGCGCCTCGGAGAGTGCGCTGGCTCTGCCGAAGCGCGTGAATGTTTTCCCGTACTCGCGACGGTGGTGGATGCGATTGGCGCGCAGTTCGCCGGGACCGAGCCGCGGATGAAGAGCCCACGTGAGAATCTGTCTGACGGATGATCGGCGCCATTACTATTCGTGATCCGATCGAGTGACCAATTCAGGCATTGGTGCAATTGAAGTGAGGGCATGTGTCGATGGCAACGAAGAAATGGCCAGAGATTCCTAAAGACGCGATCCGCTGGGTGCGATCTGTTTTTGCCGAGGCAAACCGTAAGGCGACCGAGCGGCTGATCAATGTCCCCAATATCCGCGAGACCTCGCTCGACGATGGGCTGATCGAGGCGATCACACCCCTTTCAGCCCCTAGGCTCCTACCATCAGGAGCAGTCGTCGAACTGCAGGTTCATAATATCGGAGGGCTACGCAGGGTCGGGAAGTGGGAGACGGCCGACATCGCGATCCTAGTGTTCATTTACGACCACAATCAGCTGGTTGCTCAGAAAATCGGTCTGCTTCAGTCTAAACGACTCTATCCGCTCAATGGAGATGTCGATGACGCTGACCCGCTGGGGTTTGCTTACGGAATGAACGCGTTCTTGCATCGCCAGCCTGGGTCGCCATTGGGCATCCTGCGCCGCAAGTTCGAGTTCGACGAAAGCAGCGTTTACGGCGCGCTTCATGCGGGCGACAAGCAGGTTGAGGTGATCGACGATTTCAACAAACAGTTCGGCGAAGCAATCTATTATTTGTTCTACAACCCGCCGGACCTGCCATCGACCATGCACTATCCGGCGACAGAGCTTCGAACCGTGACCGAACCACCGTTGGGATGTCGGGTTTTCACCGCCGACGAAGTTCATGCCGTGTTGGACACGCTCGATAATGGGCACAATCCATCCATCGGTGAATTGCAGACGGAGGCCGAACTTTCGAACTGGAGGCTCGAAACATGGGTAGCGGACCTCCTACTGGCCTGCAAAGTCGGCCAGCAATTCGACGAGACGCGCGAGGAACTGGTGAGCCGACTGATCGAGCGCCGATCCGGGCCGATCGGAGCCGCGATAGCAGTGT
This portion of the Sphingomonas sp. So64.6b genome encodes:
- a CDS encoding N-6 DNA methylase, whose protein sequence is MSLASILDLVAKQTAMLGYRDDAVRREYAYSDVWVASGGTRSVPMVAFTQTPPSYRSAAFAVAEGTADVAQALVESHRALGAPLFFVVEGDQVSCWQVYARKAPRLLERFSVDSLSETFHRHRNEWAPDVIHRAKSIGRVDVQYQRDFVDIGLIPAIEGEIHTKLDRLIREAVADVRHVSNGEAMRLLFRGVFRLLAAKILTDRQNLRAQSWDADNVADVLSAMGDYYSLGKDAQIWPARTLAMLGPVWSAFRTGFNVANISADDLAYVYESTLVTPQARAQFGTHSTPRHVADYVLDRFRLWEFGTEPLNVYEPFAGAGVFLGSALRQMRDGLPHNWTDKQRHDLLIRHIGGAEIDPFACEVAKLSLILADYPNANGWQIEEKDLFSRGTLSDRLKGQDVILCNPPFEAFTADERAQYPDAHAVDGSKAVFALATALQAKPKMLGFVVPNTMLVDRRYRAQRREVEELYREIELVSLPDGVFNVSQLDTALLIARDLRETGTAQRLRSSAVFDADKKRFAVDRMPSHVSEETRDEPATGDGTLWSPPLQHVWSALQEFPRLGDLVHGHWGLRWHGELKTTPRGFDLPGKDRVPGYMDSSALDQFVLGAPRFLDAGPGAIRWGDTYDWSAPKILANAGRLSRGYWRLAAAVDRDGRRASQQLIAFWPVLSHAHIDLDAVAALLNGPVINAFLAEHSFDKRFRIRTIERAPVPKHIPETLGDLSRAYAAAAQRAESKPEDLTSLLSAIDALTIDAYGLSADLRRDLLAAFGTNERPVRGVPSRRRSRKTLVSGVAPALPLFVETPVEVDHGEELEAPLSDEEAARQVRSIAKVVPVENWAGPALPESGLREALAVPAAELAAWVRAGQVLGFSDGEGATLFPIEQFVDGAPVAELNEVVSSIGDARVAWLWLTQPHIRLDRQTPLHILKMRGVEELRLLIERDFR
- a CDS encoding RES family NAD+ phosphorylase — protein: MARFSSLKGNFNTLYAAASLAAAVAETIIRDRFEGVTVRRLFTSELAGSCVAPLTATALLDLVDLRTDGCFQLGVSTDIASARGEDDGWAASRELAQYIHDHTALDGFLYRSRLTGANCVAVFDRAVASKMTAGTARALPAARRLADALAALSVEVIL
- a CDS encoding nucleotidyltransferase and HEPN domain-containing protein, with protein sequence MKNDVDHLPAVQQGELERVQRVLMEEFAEAIGRATTPSRKNGKILKIVLFGSHARDDWVDDRDSGYQSDFDLLVIVNHDDLTDIAHYWYVAEDRILRDATIARPVNIIVHSLDEVNQSLKRGEYFWVDIARDGVILYELPCHPLATPMPLTPADAFQMATAYFQDWLNKVDRSIRTVELQLREGGDDEGWRKDAAFMLHQATERAYICFLLVRTFYFPKSHNIKFLRSLAEDNEPRLIEAWPRDSRLDRRRFQLLKRAYVEARYSTAYEISFEELDAILACVRALRDIVAHVSRERLEELRAAAGA
- a CDS encoding transcriptional regulator — translated: MLVFLDFEASSLAKRSYPIEVAWVFANGRSESHLIMPAPDWTDSDADAEAIHRIDRGTLLLDGTPHRLVAQRMMDVLAGHDLLASAPSWDGKWLSALLRAAGLPRHSLRLRRTDEALRECAATILGETVPHEMLASAVDRILARYDGGATGDAPAHRALPAAEAERARWLAVWAAARALAAEQGRH
- a CDS encoding HEPN/Toprim-associated domain-containing protein; the encoded protein is MGSSCNVSIDGFSFWGTKSYVDDATLSVFHERDRQKRRMRRPQYGGRKLEKTIIYAVDAQAMRERLDAMGYTVAHARADYARGLSEEYELYLGAGFSKTDRKRVKDWTYDRWCAAVARLVPQGFQVWSADKFPGDPDAERISDGLRSGLGSYFSDPRYMLRGLLDALPGAQEAILDVTDLIDAGYYEGAEAICDEARRGWAHEHSLYGSILLLTEGKTDTRILRAAFEAISPHLASLYGFLDFEGLRIEGSADMLPKTIRSFVGGGISQRVIAIFDNDTAGIAAMGTLSNIRLPDHVRVMTLPENQFAKAYPTLGPQGVSMMDINGMACGIEMYLGAEALSNSEGKLRPVRWTGYHQKLGRYQGAVEDKDGIARRFLERLGECAGSAEARECFPVLATVVDAIGAQFAGTEPRMKSPRENLSDG